Proteins from one Halovivax limisalsi genomic window:
- a CDS encoding class I SAM-dependent methyltransferase: protein MGFHTFPIDRADALRDASRYRYCSREELLEGLPTDGDVTVADLGSGTGFYTDDVAPYVGRCYAVDVQEAMHERYREEGVPSTVELVTAAVDSLPFADDELDGAFSTMTHHEYASEAAFAELARVIRPGGRLVTVDWSADGDGEDGPSVDERFSAETAVDQLESAGFSIQSARERPETFHLIARR from the coding sequence ATGGGATTTCACACCTTCCCCATCGACCGCGCCGACGCGTTGCGCGACGCGTCCCGGTATCGCTACTGTTCGCGCGAGGAACTCCTCGAGGGGCTGCCGACCGACGGGGACGTCACCGTCGCCGACCTGGGTTCGGGGACCGGGTTCTACACGGACGACGTCGCGCCCTACGTCGGCCGGTGCTACGCGGTCGACGTGCAGGAGGCGATGCACGAGCGCTATCGCGAGGAGGGGGTTCCATCGACCGTCGAACTCGTCACGGCGGCGGTCGATTCGCTTCCGTTCGCCGACGACGAACTCGACGGTGCGTTCTCGACGATGACCCACCACGAGTACGCGAGCGAGGCGGCGTTCGCGGAACTCGCCCGGGTGATCCGACCCGGCGGCCGACTGGTCACCGTCGACTGGAGCGCCGACGGCGACGGCGAGGACGGTCCGTCGGTCGACGAACGCTTCAGCGCCGAGACCGCAGTCGATCAGCTGGAGAGCGCCGGCTTCTCGATCCAATCGGCGCGGGAGCGTCCGGAAACCTTTCACCTGATCGCACGACGGTGA